The genome window TCCGGCCTACCCGGCCGCCCACCCCGCCCGGGGCGCCCCGTCCGGTCCCGGGGCCCGGAAGCCGTCACGTCACGAAGGGGGCCAGCACCACCCCGGCCGCCTCGAGGGCGCGGCGCACGCCGCGGGCAAGGGCGGCGGCACCGGGCATGTCGCCGTGCACGCAGATCGACCCCGCCGCCACCTCCACCTCGGTCCCGTCGACCGCCGTCACCCGTCCGGCCACGGCGATGGACACCGCCCGGCGTGCCACCTCGCCGGCGTCGGTCAGCACCGCCCCGGCGGTCGTCCGGGGCGCCAGGCGGGCGTCGGCCAGGTAGGCGCGGTCGGCGAAGGCCTCGGTGACGACCCGGACCCCCAGTGTCCGGGCGACGTGGAGGGGGATGGGCGCGGCCGGCGCCAGCAGCACCAGGTCGCCGGCGTCGCGCACCGCCTCGACCACGGCCCGGGCGCAGGCCTCGTCGTCGGCCATGCGGTGGTAGAGGGCGCCGTGGGGCTTCACGTAGCGGACTCGCGTGCCCGCCGCCCGGGCCAGGGCGTCGAGCGCTCCCACCTGGTAGAGGACGTCCGCGGCGACCCGCGCGGGGGCGATGTCGAGGGCTCGGCGGCCGAAGCCGTCGCGGTCGGGGTACGACGGGTGGGCGCCGACCACCACCCCCCGGCGGGCCGCCTCCTCGACGGTCCGGCGCATGGTCGAGGGGTCGCCGGCGTGGAAGCCGCACGCCACGCTGGCGCTCGTGACCAGGCCGAGCAGGGCGTGGTCGTCCCCGCCGGCGCCCGTGCCCTCGCCCACGTCTGCGTTGAGGTCGACCGACGGCACCGCGGCCGCGCCGGCGGAAGGCGGCGCCGGGGTCAGCGGAGGACGGCCTCGACCAGGGCCGGGCCGGGGGTGGCCAGGGCCCGTTCGAGCTGGTCGGCGAATTCCTCGGCGGTGGTGGCCCGGGTGGCGGGCACACCCATCCCCGACGCCAGGGCCACGAAGTCCAGGTCGGGCCGACCGATGTCGAGCATCCCCCGGGCGAGCGGGCCTGGCGCCGTGGCACCCACCCTGCTCAGCTCGAGCTCGAGGATGGCGTAGGAGCCGTTGCCGAGGACGACCGTCGTGACGTCGAGGCCCTCGCGGGCCTGGGTCCACAGGGCCTGGAGGGTGTACATGGCGCTGCCGTCGGCCTCCAGGCTGAGCACGGGCCGGTCGGGGCACGCCACCGCCGCCCCGGTGGCCACGGGCAGGCCCTGGCCGATGGCCCCGCCCGTCAGGCACAGCCAGTCGTGGGGCGGGGCGCCGGCGGTGGCGCCCGCCACGAAGATGCCCGACGTGTTGCCCTCGTCACTCACGACGGCGCCTTCGGGGAGCAGGGCGCCGATGGCGGCCGCCAGGGTCTGGGCGTCGAGCGCGCCGGTGGGTCGGTCGGGTCGGGCCGCCTCGGGCCGGAGGGCGCCGTCGGCCGGCGCCCCGAGCTCGTCGGCCAGCGCCTCCAGGGCGCCGACGACGTCGTCGG of Acidimicrobiales bacterium contains these proteins:
- a CDS encoding 5-oxoprolinase subunit PxpA; translated protein: MPSVDLNADVGEGTGAGGDDHALLGLVTSASVACGFHAGDPSTMRRTVEEAARRGVVVGAHPSYPDRDGFGRRALDIAPARVAADVLYQVGALDALARAAGTRVRYVKPHGALYHRMADDEACARAVVEAVRDAGDLVLLAPAAPIPLHVARTLGVRVVTEAFADRAYLADARLAPRTTAGAVLTDAGEVARRAVSIAVAGRVTAVDGTEVEVAAGSICVHGDMPGAAALARGVRRALEAAGVVLAPFVT